A single genomic interval of Celeribacter indicus harbors:
- a CDS encoding TRAP transporter large permease, protein MIEGIPAVLTGVGLLLLAMATGMPVFVAFLVVNLGATVFLLGPAGFGMFAGSFYETATSPSLVTIPLFILMGELLFRSRAVEVLFQSIDTLVGRVRGRQYILSILLATVFSTLSGAAMGVAAMLGRSLLPGMISRGYDARLSIGTILAGASLAPLIPPSVLVIIIGTLAGVSIAGLLIAGIIPGLVFAGLFAAYVFFRIWRNPALAPQDEERVGPSGYRDVAFALIRLLPFSIIILLVMGLILLGVATPTEAGAMGVLGALITAAIYRNLSVRMVAESVGESAKISAMILIVMASSKLFSQLLAFSGGASALTEWIVGLDVSSWTMLVLLMLLPFVLCMFIDQIALMLIVIPIYLPIIQTFQYDPIWFWLLFLVNITVGGMTPPFGYTLFALKSAWTEGSLSTVFRAAWPFVALFVFGMVLLALLPGLTTFLPSLL, encoded by the coding sequence ATGATCGAGGGAATTCCAGCCGTTCTTACGGGTGTCGGGCTCCTGCTGCTGGCCATGGCCACCGGCATGCCGGTCTTCGTCGCCTTCCTTGTCGTGAACCTGGGCGCAACGGTCTTTCTGCTCGGGCCCGCCGGGTTCGGGATGTTCGCCGGCAGCTTCTACGAAACCGCCACCAGTCCCTCGCTCGTGACCATCCCGCTCTTCATCCTGATGGGAGAATTGCTCTTCCGGAGCAGGGCGGTCGAGGTGCTGTTCCAGTCCATCGATACGCTGGTCGGGCGCGTCCGGGGGCGGCAATACATCCTGTCGATCCTTCTCGCGACCGTCTTCAGCACGCTCTCCGGCGCCGCGATGGGGGTTGCCGCGATGCTCGGGCGATCCCTGCTGCCGGGCATGATCTCGCGGGGCTACGATGCACGTCTCTCCATCGGGACCATCCTTGCCGGGGCGAGCCTCGCGCCGCTGATCCCGCCAAGCGTCCTCGTCATCATCATCGGCACGCTCGCCGGCGTCTCCATCGCGGGCCTTTTGATCGCCGGGATCATTCCGGGGCTGGTCTTCGCCGGGCTCTTCGCGGCCTATGTCTTCTTCCGGATCTGGCGCAATCCCGCCCTCGCGCCGCAGGACGAGGAGAGGGTCGGGCCGTCGGGCTATCGCGATGTCGCCTTCGCGCTGATCCGGCTGCTCCCGTTCAGCATCATCATCCTGCTGGTGATGGGATTGATCCTGCTGGGCGTGGCGACGCCGACGGAGGCGGGGGCGATGGGGGTCCTGGGCGCCCTGATCACCGCGGCCATCTACCGGAACCTGAGCGTGAGAATGGTGGCGGAATCGGTCGGGGAGTCGGCGAAGATTTCCGCGATGATCCTCATCGTCATGGCAAGTTCGAAACTGTTCAGCCAGCTCCTCGCGTTCTCCGGCGGAGCAAGCGCGCTGACCGAATGGATCGTCGGGCTCGACGTGTCCTCCTGGACCATGCTCGTCCTGCTGATGCTGCTGCCCTTCGTGCTGTGCATGTTCATCGACCAGATCGCGCTGATGCTGATCGTCATCCCGATCTACCTGCCGATCATCCAGACCTTTCAATACGACCCGATCTGGTTCTGGCTCCTGTTCCTCGTGAACATCACCGTCGGCGGCATGACCCCGCCGTTCGGATACACGCTCTTCGCCTTGAAGAGCGCGTGGACCGAGGGATCCCTTTCGACGGTCTTTCGCGCCGCCTGGCCTTTCGTCGCGCTGTTCGTCTTCGGAATGGTGCTTCTCGCGCTGCTGCCGGGGCTGACCACCTTTCTGCCGTCCCTGCTCTGA
- a CDS encoding MotA/TolQ/ExbB proton channel family protein, which translates to MPFSETLAPILDFLEKGGISIWVIAALSVITLALILWKVWDLMLLGAWSNGRVVSRALQDWQNGRDREALERLSKRRTVRAKLTRTAIEAHGNTAFDDDAAAAETGRVAKSLLARARGGLRPLELIATIAPLLGLLGTVLGMISAFQALQDAGSRADPAMLAGGIWEALLTTAAGMAVAIPASMALTWFESVTDRLRLEFEDAATRVFLRPRRRDAEKLPLAAE; encoded by the coding sequence ATGCCCTTCTCCGAAACGCTCGCACCGATTCTCGATTTTCTTGAAAAGGGGGGGATCTCGATCTGGGTGATCGCGGCCCTCTCCGTCATCACGCTCGCGCTCATCCTGTGGAAGGTCTGGGACCTGATGCTGCTTGGCGCGTGGAGCAACGGACGCGTCGTGAGCCGGGCGCTCCAGGACTGGCAGAACGGCCGCGACCGTGAGGCGCTCGAGCGGCTGAGCAAGCGCCGCACGGTGCGCGCAAAGCTCACGCGCACGGCGATAGAGGCCCATGGCAACACGGCTTTCGACGACGATGCCGCCGCGGCGGAGACTGGGCGTGTCGCCAAATCCCTGCTGGCACGCGCGCGGGGCGGGCTGCGCCCGCTCGAACTGATCGCGACCATCGCGCCGCTTCTCGGTCTTCTGGGCACGGTGCTCGGGATGATCTCCGCGTTCCAGGCGCTTCAGGACGCCGGCAGCCGGGCGGATCCGGCGATGCTCGCGGGCGGGATCTGGGAGGCGCTGCTGACCACCGCCGCCGGTATGGCGGTCGCGATCCCGGCCTCGATGGCACTTACCTGGTTCGAATCGGTCACCGACCGGCTGCGCCTTGAATTCGAAGATGCCGCGACACGGGTGTTCCTGCGCCCGCGTCGACGCGATGCCGAGAAGCTGCCGCTCGCGGCGGAGTGA
- a CDS encoding aldehyde dehydrogenase produces the protein MKTYQIFIGNAWKDSASGETFQSSNPYTGEPWAEIPKCDARDVDAAVDAAHDALYHGAWGKMSATERGALMRKLGDLVARDADALAAVEVRDNGKLLAEVSGQVLGVSQWLYFYGGLADKINGAVIPINKPDMFTYTLREPVGVVAAIVPWNSPLMLMAWKLAPALAAGCTMVIKPSEHTSASALEFAALVREAGFPEGVVNVVTGFGKDVGDRLTTHPKVAKVAFTGGEVAGQKIMESAASTFKRLTLELGGKSAQVVFPDADLDAAVSGGIAGIFAATGQTCIAGSRLLVHESIYDAYVEKFVASAKTAKMGDPMEMTTQVGPVTTQPQFDRILSYIEIAKSEGARCVLGGAAAQRPECGKGWFIEPTVFADVRNDMRIAQEEVFGPVVSIIPFKEDEEAYELANDTNYGLAAGVWTSSIKRATVAPKRLRAGTVWVNTYRAASFLMPFGGVKASGFGRENGIEAIDQYLETKSVWLSYAEETKNPFVMQ, from the coding sequence ATGAAGACATATCAGATATTCATCGGAAACGCCTGGAAGGACAGCGCCTCGGGCGAGACCTTCCAGAGCAGCAATCCCTATACCGGGGAGCCCTGGGCCGAAATCCCGAAATGCGACGCACGGGACGTCGATGCCGCGGTGGATGCGGCGCATGACGCGCTCTATCACGGGGCGTGGGGGAAGATGTCGGCTACCGAGCGCGGAGCCCTGATGAGGAAGCTCGGGGATCTCGTGGCGCGGGATGCCGACGCCCTCGCCGCCGTCGAAGTCCGCGATAACGGCAAGCTTCTGGCCGAAGTCTCCGGCCAGGTCCTCGGCGTCTCGCAATGGCTCTATTTCTACGGAGGGCTTGCGGACAAGATCAACGGCGCGGTCATTCCGATCAACAAGCCCGATATGTTCACCTATACCCTGCGCGAGCCCGTGGGCGTCGTCGCGGCGATCGTGCCGTGGAATTCCCCGCTCATGCTGATGGCCTGGAAACTGGCGCCGGCGCTGGCCGCCGGCTGCACGATGGTGATCAAGCCGTCGGAACATACCTCGGCCTCGGCCCTCGAATTCGCGGCGCTGGTGCGCGAGGCGGGCTTCCCCGAAGGCGTGGTCAATGTGGTGACGGGATTCGGCAAGGACGTGGGCGACCGGCTGACGACCCATCCGAAGGTGGCCAAGGTCGCCTTCACCGGCGGGGAGGTGGCCGGGCAGAAGATCATGGAGAGCGCCGCCTCGACCTTCAAGCGGCTGACGCTGGAACTCGGCGGGAAGTCGGCGCAGGTCGTGTTCCCGGATGCCGATCTCGACGCCGCCGTTTCCGGCGGGATCGCCGGGATCTTTGCGGCGACGGGGCAGACTTGTATCGCCGGTTCGCGCCTTCTGGTGCACGAGAGCATCTATGACGCCTATGTCGAAAAATTCGTCGCATCGGCGAAGACGGCGAAGATGGGCGATCCCATGGAGATGACGACGCAGGTCGGGCCGGTAACCACCCAGCCCCAGTTCGACCGGATCCTGTCCTATATCGAGATCGCCAAATCCGAGGGCGCGCGCTGCGTTCTCGGCGGTGCGGCCGCCCAGCGGCCCGAATGCGGCAAGGGCTGGTTCATCGAGCCGACGGTCTTCGCGGATGTCCGCAACGACATGCGCATCGCCCAGGAGGAAGTCTTCGGCCCCGTGGTCTCCATCATCCCCTTCAAGGAGGACGAGGAGGCCTACGAGCTCGCGAACGACACGAATTATGGGCTCGCCGCCGGTGTCTGGACCTCCAGCATCAAGCGCGCGACCGTGGCGCCGAAACGGCTGCGTGCGGGGACGGTGTGGGTCAACACCTATCGCGCTGCGAGTTTCCTCATGCCCTTCGGCGGCGTGAAGGCTTCCGGTTTCGGGCGGGAGAACGGCATCGAGGCCATAGACCAGTATCTCGAAACTAAATCCGTCTGGCTGTCCTATGCGGAGGAGACGAAGAACCCCTTCGTCATGCAATAG
- a CDS encoding LysR family transcriptional regulator gives MDLIRTLRVFVATAETGSFTAAARRLGISNRLTSKDLADLEARLGTRLFQRTTRKLGLTPAGAELLARAPAVIEEVDDMLGAIREDSQGFSGVLRISAPVTFGEIYLARMLSRFAAPHPDLTIDLRLDDAYADLAGEGIDLAFRIGTPDSFALRQRRIGAIRSVVVASPGYLSDHPAPVRPEDLLAHDCILDSNRRDAGRWIFLRDGAEQAVEVRSRFHVNSARAARDLALAGLGIAFCPRFVLGDALETGRLIAVLDAVERPAHPLGIVYLEGRTLPRKVRALIDFAVEDIRRSGAVTGLRTADDLT, from the coding sequence ATGGACCTGATCCGCACATTGCGCGTGTTCGTCGCCACGGCGGAAACCGGCTCCTTCACCGCGGCGGCCCGGAGGCTCGGGATCTCGAACCGGCTCACCTCGAAAGACCTCGCGGATCTGGAGGCGCGTCTCGGCACGCGCTTGTTCCAGCGCACCACGCGCAAGCTCGGGCTGACCCCTGCCGGTGCGGAGCTTCTGGCCCGCGCGCCCGCGGTGATCGAGGAGGTCGACGACATGCTCGGTGCGATCCGCGAGGACAGCCAGGGGTTCTCCGGCGTGCTCAGGATCTCCGCGCCGGTCACCTTCGGCGAGATTTATCTCGCGCGGATGCTGAGTCGGTTCGCGGCGCCGCACCCGGATCTCACCATCGACCTGCGCCTGGACGACGCCTATGCGGATCTCGCGGGCGAGGGGATCGACCTTGCCTTCCGCATCGGCACGCCGGACAGCTTCGCGCTCCGGCAGCGCAGGATCGGCGCGATCCGCTCCGTTGTCGTGGCTTCGCCCGGCTACCTCTCGGACCATCCCGCGCCGGTGCGGCCGGAGGATCTTCTTGCCCACGACTGTATCCTCGATTCGAACCGCCGCGATGCCGGGCGCTGGATCTTCCTGCGCGACGGCGCGGAACAGGCGGTCGAGGTCAGGAGCCGGTTCCACGTCAACAGCGCCCGCGCCGCGCGGGATCTCGCGCTCGCGGGGCTGGGCATCGCCTTCTGCCCGCGCTTCGTGCTGGGTGATGCGCTGGAGACGGGGCGGCTCATCGCAGTGCTCGACGCCGTGGAGCGCCCCGCCCATCCGCTCGGCATCGTCTATCTCGAGGGCCGCACCCTCCCGCGCAAGGTCCGGGCGCTGATCGACTTCGCGGTGGAGGATATTCGGCGCTCCGGCGCCGTCACGGGCTTGCGGACCGCGGATGACTTGACCTGA
- a CDS encoding energy transducer TonB family protein, which produces MTMPAKRIVNATVFLSIALAAHIALAAVRVPQLEEGSEAAGAGGEDVLSLEAATAGTVAMVEAWERPPEVASETPAPEAIELPDVPTDVPLPLATETAPKRPTSESLAAAPPPPDMPIETPEAPEPPKLAEAPTQKPKPKPEAPPQKPRETPAPQVERSVAGGETSSQKTRAAGSGGGPQAGNAGAQANATLSSSAVQSRLSNWGGAIRSRIERRKRAPRGAGEGTVVLSVSIARSGALVGVRVAASSGNGALDAAAVDAVRRAGSFPPAPDGLNDPQYSFRLPIRFTG; this is translated from the coding sequence ATGACGATGCCCGCGAAAAGGATCGTGAACGCGACCGTCTTCCTGTCGATCGCCCTCGCGGCGCATATCGCGCTCGCCGCCGTGCGCGTCCCGCAGCTCGAGGAAGGCAGCGAGGCGGCGGGGGCCGGGGGAGAGGACGTCCTCTCGCTCGAGGCCGCCACCGCCGGAACCGTCGCCATGGTCGAGGCCTGGGAACGGCCGCCCGAGGTCGCGAGCGAGACGCCCGCGCCGGAGGCGATCGAACTGCCCGACGTTCCGACGGACGTGCCGCTGCCGCTCGCGACCGAGACGGCGCCGAAACGCCCCACCAGCGAATCGCTCGCCGCCGCGCCGCCGCCGCCCGACATGCCGATCGAGACGCCGGAGGCGCCCGAACCGCCGAAGCTCGCCGAGGCTCCGACGCAGAAACCGAAGCCGAAGCCGGAGGCGCCGCCGCAAAAGCCGCGCGAGACCCCCGCGCCGCAGGTCGAGCGGAGCGTGGCCGGCGGGGAGACCTCCTCGCAGAAAACCCGTGCCGCGGGCAGCGGCGGCGGGCCGCAGGCCGGCAACGCCGGGGCACAGGCCAACGCCACCCTCTCGAGTTCCGCCGTCCAGTCGCGCCTGTCGAACTGGGGCGGCGCGATCCGGAGCCGGATCGAGCGCCGCAAGCGCGCCCCTCGTGGCGCCGGCGAGGGCACCGTGGTCCTGTCCGTCTCGATCGCGCGGTCCGGCGCGCTGGTCGGTGTGCGCGTGGCGGCCAGTTCCGGCAACGGCGCGCTCGATGCGGCGGCCGTGGACGCGGTGCGCCGTGCCGGGAGCTTCCCGCCCGCGCCGGATGGGCTCAACGATCCGCAATACAGCTTCCGCCTGCCGATCCGCTTCACCGGCTGA
- the ygiD gene encoding 4,5-DOPA dioxygenase extradiol, producing MSIVQQLQALRDGLRTSDRLPVVFLGHGSPMNAIEDNDYARSWAALGHALPRPQAILVVSAHWMTQGSTLVDISRMPRTIHDFYGFPDELFAQQYPAPGTPEMAQEVVSLLASHHAEGDDSWGLDHGAWSVLKFLYPEADVPVFQLSIDMSKDLVHHREIGEALKELRERGVLILGSGNVVHNLRTMRRGGLPYDWAEEFDAVFADRLTAGDHAALTDRAALGTLFAMAHPSPDHYLPALTVAGASDPKDRLMFMNTSIDIGSVSMRSFIYY from the coding sequence ATGAGCATCGTTCAACAGCTTCAGGCCCTCAGGGACGGCCTCCGGACCTCCGACCGCCTGCCGGTCGTCTTCCTCGGACATGGCAGTCCGATGAACGCGATCGAGGACAACGACTATGCCCGCAGCTGGGCCGCACTCGGCCATGCGCTGCCGCGCCCGCAGGCGATCCTCGTCGTCTCCGCCCACTGGATGACGCAGGGCTCGACCCTCGTGGACATCTCGCGGATGCCGAGGACGATCCACGATTTCTATGGCTTTCCCGATGAACTTTTCGCCCAGCAATATCCCGCCCCCGGCACCCCGGAGATGGCGCAGGAGGTGGTGAGCCTGCTGGCGAGCCACCATGCCGAAGGCGACGACAGCTGGGGGCTCGACCACGGCGCATGGTCAGTGCTGAAATTCCTCTATCCTGAGGCGGATGTTCCGGTCTTCCAGCTCTCGATCGACATGTCCAAGGACCTTGTCCACCATCGCGAGATCGGGGAGGCGCTGAAGGAGCTGCGCGAGCGGGGCGTGCTGATCCTCGGATCCGGGAATGTCGTGCACAACCTCCGCACCATGCGCCGCGGCGGCCTGCCCTATGACTGGGCGGAGGAGTTCGACGCGGTCTTCGCCGATCGCCTCACAGCGGGCGACCATGCCGCGCTGACCGACCGGGCGGCGCTCGGCACTCTCTTCGCCATGGCACACCCTTCTCCCGACCATTACCTGCCGGCGCTGACCGTCGCCGGGGCGTCGGACCCGAAGGACAGGCTCATGTTCATGAACACCTCGATCGACATCGGCTCGGTGTCGATGCGCAGCTTCATCTATTACTGA
- a CDS encoding ExbD/TolR family protein has protein sequence MTFDEPRPRRRPSLTPMIDVVFLLLVFFMLASRFGMDMQIPLTLAGASTTPYSGPPRLVDIDETGIRLNGGEVEEDGLAAALEPLMEEPTDVIILRPGEEVPLQRLVAVMDSLAVAGLTSLVVLE, from the coding sequence ATGACTTTCGACGAACCACGCCCGCGCCGACGCCCCTCGCTCACGCCGATGATCGACGTGGTTTTTCTTCTGCTCGTCTTCTTCATGCTCGCCTCCCGCTTCGGCATGGACATGCAGATCCCGCTGACCCTTGCCGGCGCCTCGACGACGCCCTATTCCGGCCCGCCCCGCCTCGTGGATATCGACGAGACGGGGATCCGCCTCAACGGCGGCGAAGTGGAGGAGGACGGGCTTGCCGCCGCCCTCGAGCCGCTGATGGAGGAGCCGACCGACGTGATCATTCTGCGTCCGGGCGAAGAGGTGCCGCTGCAACGCCTCGTGGCGGTGATGGACAGCCTGGCGGTCGCCGGTCTCACCAGTCTGGTGGTGCTCGAATGA
- a CDS encoding ExbD/TolR family protein — translation MKRLDFAPPPRPPKGESIVPMINVVFLLLIFFLMTAQIAPPEPFDLSPPAAASETPAEAEMTVYLGPEGELGFQDAQGEEAVFHALERTRIELCADGGCAGSEAMPLRVKADETVPALTLARLLPRLAEIGFSDVELVTEAQ, via the coding sequence ATGAAACGGCTCGATTTTGCCCCGCCGCCGCGCCCGCCGAAAGGCGAGAGCATCGTCCCGATGATCAATGTGGTCTTTCTGCTGCTCATCTTCTTCCTGATGACCGCGCAGATCGCCCCGCCCGAACCCTTCGACCTGTCCCCGCCCGCCGCGGCGAGCGAGACCCCTGCGGAGGCGGAAATGACTGTCTATCTCGGCCCCGAGGGAGAGCTCGGCTTTCAGGACGCACAGGGCGAGGAGGCGGTGTTCCATGCGCTCGAACGCACCCGGATCGAACTCTGCGCCGACGGCGGCTGTGCCGGGTCGGAGGCCATGCCGCTCCGGGTCAAGGCGGACGAGACCGTGCCCGCGCTCACCCTCGCCCGGCTCCTGCCGCGGCTGGCGGAGATCGGCTTTTCCGATGTCGAACTGGTGACGGAGGCCCAATGA
- a CDS encoding elongation factor G, translated as MKTVTVLGPSQSGKTTLAAALAALEGAPPSPLALFGGTAVTAFRYLGEDWAVLDCPGGGDALAWCGAALVASDAAVLCVPAEAEAAVLAAPYLRLLEEAGLPTLVFVNKLDAARDRMSEVAAALQTYSRHGIVLREVPIREGDRITGMVDLISERAWQFNDGARSSLVELPAAMRAREAEARADLLEHLADFDDHLLEELVEDRRPMDAELYEVATRVLQHHDLIPAFLGSASQGDGLNRLMKGLRHEVPGVEALSARLGEAPLAVGIFADQVKHLGKTVLIRAVGGEIGAGVQLAGGAVGSLVGLDGKTPVTSLPPGNLALTVKTEHLSLRDPLYAAGAAHPAPDWARPHVGGTRVLLSPENERDEARLSTALAKLSEIDPGLALEQEAQSGKSVLATQGPLHQRGVIEKLGQDFGLSLTLAPLPAALRETVSRPARMHHRHRKQSGGAGQFADVVIEIAPLPRGSGFEFSETVKGGAVPRNYIPAVEAGVRDALAGGPNGCPVVDLRVTLTDGKHHAVDSSDFAFRTAGRAATREALSAAKPVLLQPVDRVEIHVPGCFSGALVPLVTGLKGQVLGFEAHPDAAGWDVFTALLPAASEEALAQALGSACRGTAWYEAALDHYEETRGDAGTLAAAV; from the coding sequence ATGAAAACCGTGACCGTTCTTGGCCCGTCGCAATCCGGAAAGACGACACTGGCGGCGGCGCTCGCCGCGCTGGAGGGCGCCCCGCCGTCTCCCCTCGCCCTTTTCGGCGGGACGGCCGTCACCGCCTTTCGCTATCTCGGGGAGGATTGGGCGGTGCTCGACTGTCCGGGGGGCGGCGATGCGCTCGCCTGGTGCGGCGCGGCGCTGGTGGCGAGCGATGCCGCGGTGCTCTGCGTCCCGGCGGAGGCCGAGGCGGCGGTGCTCGCCGCGCCCTATCTGCGGCTGCTCGAGGAGGCGGGTCTGCCGACCCTCGTCTTCGTCAACAAACTGGACGCGGCGCGGGACCGCATGAGCGAGGTGGCCGCGGCGCTCCAGACCTATTCGCGCCATGGAATCGTCCTGCGCGAAGTGCCGATCCGCGAGGGCGACAGGATAACCGGCATGGTCGACCTGATTTCCGAACGCGCATGGCAGTTCAACGACGGCGCACGCTCTTCGCTGGTCGAACTGCCCGCCGCGATGCGGGCACGGGAGGCGGAGGCGCGGGCGGACCTGCTCGAGCATCTCGCGGATTTCGACGATCATCTGCTCGAGGAGCTGGTCGAGGACCGCAGGCCGATGGACGCGGAGCTTTACGAGGTCGCCACGCGGGTTCTGCAACATCACGACCTGATCCCCGCCTTCCTCGGTTCCGCGAGCCAGGGCGACGGGCTCAACCGCCTGATGAAGGGGCTGCGCCACGAGGTGCCGGGGGTGGAGGCGCTGTCCGCCCGCCTCGGGGAAGCGCCGCTCGCCGTCGGGATCTTCGCCGATCAGGTGAAGCACCTCGGAAAGACCGTGCTGATTCGCGCGGTGGGCGGCGAGATCGGGGCCGGGGTGCAGCTGGCGGGCGGCGCGGTCGGCAGCCTCGTGGGCCTCGACGGCAAGACCCCGGTGACGAGTCTTCCGCCGGGAAATCTCGCGCTGACGGTGAAGACGGAACACCTGTCTCTGCGCGATCCGCTCTATGCCGCCGGGGCGGCCCACCCCGCACCGGACTGGGCGCGGCCGCATGTTGGGGGCACCCGCGTTCTGCTCTCCCCGGAGAACGAGCGAGACGAGGCCCGCCTCTCGACGGCACTCGCGAAGCTGTCGGAGATAGATCCGGGCCTCGCCCTAGAACAGGAGGCGCAGAGCGGCAAGAGCGTGCTCGCCACGCAGGGGCCGCTGCACCAGCGCGGCGTGATCGAGAAGCTCGGACAGGATTTTGGCCTCTCGCTCACCCTGGCGCCGCTTCCGGCAGCCTTGCGGGAAACCGTCTCGCGGCCGGCGCGCATGCACCACCGTCACCGCAAGCAATCCGGCGGGGCGGGCCAGTTCGCCGATGTGGTGATCGAGATCGCTCCCCTGCCGCGCGGTTCGGGTTTCGAATTTTCGGAGACGGTGAAAGGCGGTGCGGTGCCGCGCAACTATATTCCCGCGGTGGAGGCCGGCGTGCGCGATGCGCTTGCCGGGGGGCCGAACGGATGCCCCGTCGTCGATCTGCGGGTGACGCTCACCGACGGGAAGCATCATGCCGTCGACAGTTCCGATTTCGCCTTCCGCACGGCGGGCCGGGCCGCGACGCGGGAGGCGCTGTCGGCGGCGAAGCCGGTGCTGCTCCAGCCCGTCGACCGGGTCGAGATCCATGTGCCGGGTTGCTTTTCCGGCGCACTCGTGCCGCTCGTGACGGGGTTGAAGGGACAGGTCCTCGGGTTCGAGGCCCATCCCGATGCGGCCGGATGGGACGTCTTCACGGCGCTCCTGCCGGCGGCGAGCGAGGAGGCGTTGGCGCAGGCGCTGGGTTCGGCCTGCCGGGGAACGGCCTGGTACGAGGCCGCGCTCGACCACTACGAGGAAACGCGGGGTGACGCCGGCACGCTGGCGGCTGCGGTCTGA
- a CDS encoding sugar transferase, with amino-acid sequence MTPQKRLFDLALALVAGLLLLPLIVLVTCVILLRDGRPVFYLSERMRAPDTAFRLVKFRTMTTDRADSGVSGGDKSARITRTGRILRRSRLDEVPQLWNILAGDMSFVGPRPPLRRYVDRFPALYSGVLRNRPGITGLATLHFHAHEERLLSACTTPKETDAVYARRCVPRKARLDLLYAREANLCLDVKILVQTGRRLLRPRRR; translated from the coding sequence ATGACACCGCAAAAGCGCCTCTTCGATCTCGCCCTCGCGCTGGTGGCGGGACTTCTGCTCCTGCCCCTGATCGTGCTCGTGACCTGTGTCATCCTCCTCCGCGATGGGCGGCCGGTCTTCTACCTTTCGGAACGGATGCGCGCGCCCGACACGGCCTTCCGGCTCGTGAAGTTCCGCACGATGACAACGGACCGGGCCGACAGCGGCGTGTCCGGCGGGGACAAGAGCGCGCGGATCACCCGCACGGGCAGGATCCTGCGACGTTCGCGGCTCGACGAAGTGCCGCAGCTCTGGAATATCCTCGCCGGGGACATGTCCTTCGTCGGCCCGCGCCCGCCGCTGCGCCGTTATGTCGACCGCTTCCCGGCGCTCTACTCCGGCGTCCTGCGGAATCGTCCGGGCATCACCGGCCTCGCGACACTCCATTTCCACGCGCATGAGGAACGGCTCCTGTCCGCCTGCACCACGCCGAAGGAAACCGACGCCGTCTATGCGCGCCGCTGCGTGCCGCGCAAGGCGCGTCTGGACCTGCTCTATGCGCGGGAGGCCAACCTCTGTCTCGACGTGAAGATCCTCGTGCAGACGGGCAGGCGGCTGCTGCGGCCGCGCCGCCGTTGA
- a CDS encoding NAD-dependent epimerase/dehydratase family protein, producing MDEGQAVYIGASGRIGTLLRAVARRVPADASPMLWQFRRPQARGLAHVLWPDLAEVAPLVALCRDRPVRTLFVFAGGTGSADRTDAAAMAANVHLTEAAISAAEAAGIPRVVVASSAAVYGAGRGRAFREDDACAPLDAYGHAKAEMERRCAERAARSGQEICCLRIGNVAGADMLLGSATRHPPGAPPLWLDIYPDGDGPRRSYIGPQSLLRVLLALHRAPGPLPAVLNLAAPHPVGMKALLAAAVVPWRPRPQTDATRQDITLDCGRLTALLPSVGIAASAGAICGEWREAAGKAG from the coding sequence ATGGACGAGGGGCAAGCGGTCTATATCGGGGCGTCCGGGCGGATCGGCACGCTCCTGCGGGCCGTGGCGCGACGCGTGCCCGCAGACGCCTCTCCGATGCTCTGGCAATTTCGCCGTCCGCAGGCGCGGGGCCTTGCGCATGTCCTCTGGCCCGATCTGGCGGAGGTCGCGCCGCTCGTCGCCCTGTGCCGCGATCGCCCTGTCCGCACGCTTTTCGTCTTCGCCGGCGGGACCGGCTCCGCCGACAGGACGGACGCCGCCGCAATGGCCGCAAACGTGCACCTAACGGAGGCGGCGATTTCCGCCGCGGAGGCGGCAGGCATTCCGCGGGTCGTCGTGGCCTCCTCCGCCGCGGTCTATGGCGCCGGCCGGGGCCGCGCCTTTCGGGAGGACGATGCCTGCGCGCCGCTGGATGCCTACGGTCATGCGAAGGCGGAGATGGAGCGGCGCTGCGCCGAGCGCGCCGCGCGCAGCGGGCAGGAGATCTGTTGCCTGCGGATCGGCAATGTGGCGGGGGCGGACATGCTTTTGGGGAGTGCGACCCGGCACCCGCCCGGCGCACCGCCCCTGTGGCTCGACATCTATCCGGACGGCGATGGGCCGCGGCGGTCCTATATCGGACCGCAAAGCCTCTTGCGCGTGCTTCTTGCACTGCATCGCGCGCCGGGGCCCCTGCCTGCGGTCCTGAACCTCGCCGCGCCGCATCCCGTCGGGATGAAGGCGCTGCTCGCGGCGGCGGTGGTGCCCTGGCGCCCGCGGCCGCAGACCGACGCGACGCGCCAGGACATCACCCTCGATTGCGGGCGGCTGACTGCCCTTCTGCCCAGCGTCGGCATCGCCGCGTCGGCCGGGGCGATCTGCGGCGAATGGCGGGAGGCGGCGGGGAAGGCCGGATGA